A genomic region of uncultured Acidilobus sp. JCHS contains the following coding sequences:
- a CDS encoding putative membrane protein, whose protein sequence is MSYIEKMSRLVALNQLYIIIYSVLAAIIGVNIYLFLLVFVFIAISMIVQSVLTSSNLNEKGSYVPEILSGKRLFHEDNTRAIQTRDQLIYLDLQEQTKFSLYTTFGVLIGLAYFFTLWKYIPDLASLIALKLYGSSALESLPLWEARLALFLAFLAYFEGYFVINQGIMMWALSRVKKLPALNIPTSYIVTDKGVVIKGLMTTKGVRFPLPPDVRLNLDKNRRFVELVRDGRRTVTKLRLYTRNPDKLYDILRRVALASSQRQEG, encoded by the coding sequence ATGTCTTACATCGAGAAGATGAGCAGGCTTGTAGCCCTCAACCAGCTCTACATAATCATCTACAGCGTGTTGGCGGCCATAATTGGGGTTAACATCTACCTCTTCCTCCTGGTATTCGTCTTCATAGCCATAAGCATGATAGTCCAGAGCGTCCTGACCAGCAGCAACCTGAACGAGAAGGGCAGCTACGTGCCCGAGATACTCTCAGGCAAGAGGCTCTTCCATGAGGACAACACGAGGGCCATACAGACGAGGGACCAGCTGATATACCTTGACCTGCAGGAACAGACAAAGTTCTCCCTCTACACAACCTTTGGCGTCCTGATAGGCCTGGCGTACTTCTTCACGCTGTGGAAGTACATACCTGACCTCGCGTCCCTCATAGCGCTGAAGCTCTATGGCTCGTCCGCCCTCGAGTCGCTGCCGCTCTGGGAGGCCAGGCTTGCCCTCTTCCTGGCCTTCCTGGCCTACTTCGAAGGCTACTTCGTAATAAACCAGGGCATAATGATGTGGGCCCTGAGCAGGGTCAAGAAGCTCCCAGCCCTCAACATACCCACCTCTTACATAGTTACAGACAAGGGGGTGGTCATAAAGGGCCTCATGACTACCAAGGGCGTGAGGTTCCCACTACCTCCTGATGTGAGGCTCAACTTGGACAAGAACAGGAGGTTCGTGGAGCTCGTGAGGGACGGGAGGAGGACCGTGACCAAGCTGAGGCTCTACACAAGGAACCCGGATAAGCTTTACGACATACTTAGGAGGGTCGCCCTGGCCTCCTCCCAGCGACAGGAGGGCTAA
- a CDS encoding Lhr-like helicase, which translates to MFKLKKLMSSRGYIDMDEIEAHHSSLSRDVRLDVEEKLKRALLRLVVSSTSLELGIDIGYIDLVVLLSSPKSVSRLLQRVGRSGHHITQVSRGVLVVVDRDDLVECTVLARAAMDRKIDKVHIPRSPLDVLAQHIVGMSIERRWRIDEAYRVIRRAYPFHGLSWDDYMSVLRFLGGDEGLEGEGVYSKIRLDEELGEFGRKRSARMIYQLNAGTIPDEAKIKVISRGKNIGSLEEEFVEILEPGDIFVLGGKTYRFLKADGMKAFVEPAEHERPTVPSWFSEMLPLAFDSALLVGEFRETIGRLIEEGRVDEARRLLMEVYRLEPHAAEEVIQYVWEQLAYVGVVPGRRTVLIEYFQDDEGEWNLVFHTLFGRRTNDALSRAFASVLADTLGVPVKVSVTDNAFMLTYEGRAPDENLIRGLLSTVNSRSLRSILERAIARTEMMRRRFRHVAQRSFMILRRYRGHERSPERMQLSAQRLLDVMLELMPESPVIKETFREILEDYMDIESAKKVLDWVARGEVKVLARGPLPYPSPFAHNTFVRGYSDVVLMEDKRKILAFLHDKVMEYLRSKGKAPEALSPGAALQGVDGDGGGQQAVTRIPSQQAS; encoded by the coding sequence GTGTTCAAGCTGAAGAAGCTCATGAGCTCAAGGGGCTACATCGATATGGACGAGATAGAGGCCCACCACAGCAGCCTCTCGAGGGACGTGAGGCTTGACGTTGAGGAGAAGCTGAAGAGGGCCCTCCTGAGGCTCGTCGTCTCGAGCACAAGCCTTGAGCTCGGCATAGACATAGGGTACATAGACCTCGTGGTCCTCCTGAGCAGCCCCAAGAGCGTGAGCAGGCTCCTCCAGAGGGTGGGCAGGTCAGGGCACCACATAACCCAGGTGAGCAGGGGAGTCCTGGTCGTTGTGGACAGGGATGACCTTGTTGAGTGCACGGTGCTGGCCAGGGCGGCCATGGACAGGAAGATAGACAAGGTCCACATACCGAGGAGCCCGCTTGACGTGCTGGCCCAGCACATAGTCGGCATGTCAATCGAGAGGAGGTGGAGGATAGATGAGGCCTACAGGGTGATAAGGAGGGCCTACCCCTTCCACGGCCTCAGCTGGGACGACTACATGTCGGTGCTCAGGTTCCTCGGAGGGGACGAGGGGCTGGAGGGCGAGGGCGTCTACTCCAAGATAAGGCTTGACGAGGAGCTCGGTGAGTTCGGGAGAAAGAGGAGCGCCAGGATGATCTATCAGCTCAACGCTGGCACTATACCTGACGAGGCCAAGATCAAGGTGATATCGAGGGGCAAGAACATAGGGTCCCTTGAGGAGGAGTTCGTGGAGATACTGGAGCCCGGCGACATATTCGTCCTGGGCGGCAAGACCTACAGGTTCCTCAAGGCGGACGGCATGAAGGCGTTCGTTGAGCCCGCTGAGCACGAGAGGCCGACAGTGCCGAGCTGGTTCAGCGAGATGCTGCCCCTGGCCTTCGACAGCGCCCTCCTCGTGGGCGAGTTCAGGGAGACCATAGGGAGGCTCATAGAGGAGGGAAGGGTTGACGAGGCCCGAAGGCTTCTGATGGAGGTGTACAGGCTTGAGCCCCACGCCGCCGAGGAGGTGATTCAGTACGTCTGGGAGCAGCTCGCGTACGTGGGCGTCGTGCCGGGCAGGAGGACGGTGCTGATTGAGTACTTCCAGGACGATGAGGGGGAGTGGAACCTAGTCTTCCACACGCTCTTTGGGAGAAGGACGAACGATGCACTCTCAAGGGCGTTCGCCAGCGTCCTGGCCGACACCCTTGGGGTCCCGGTCAAGGTCTCGGTCACGGACAACGCCTTCATGCTGACCTACGAGGGCAGGGCGCCTGACGAGAACCTCATAAGGGGCCTGCTCTCAACGGTCAACAGCAGGAGCCTGAGGAGCATCCTCGAGAGGGCAATAGCCAGGACTGAGATGATGAGGAGGAGGTTCAGGCACGTGGCCCAGAGGAGCTTCATGATACTCAGGAGGTACAGGGGGCACGAGAGGAGCCCTGAGAGGATGCAGCTGAGCGCCCAGAGGCTCCTTGACGTTATGCTTGAGCTCATGCCGGAGAGCCCTGTCATCAAGGAGACCTTCAGGGAGATACTCGAGGACTACATGGACATAGAGAGCGCCAAGAAGGTGCTGGACTGGGTAGCCAGGGGCGAGGTCAAGGTCTTAGCCAGGGGCCCGCTCCCGTACCCGTCGCCGTTCGCCCACAACACCTTCGTAAGGGGCTACAGCGACGTGGTGCTAATGGAGGACAAGAGGAAGATACTGGCCTTCCTTCACGACAAGGTGATGGAGTACCTGAGGTCAAAGGGTAAGGCGCCTGAGGCCCTCAGCCCTGGGGCAGCCCTTCAGGGCGTTGATGGCGACGGAGGGGGCCAGCAGGCCGTCACACGTATCCCCTCTCAACAAGCTTCCTAG
- a CDS encoding putative sterol carrier protein produces the protein MVTFEDVRRILEQLYAKASEALPEIKGWDKVYQFSVAGLGNFYVEIKGGRVNVVQGKHPSPIATLSASADVFEKIMSGQLDAMKAFLAGQLKITGNVLDTMNLKRLIDAGLGKS, from the coding sequence TTGGTGACCTTCGAGGACGTGAGGAGGATCCTTGAGCAGCTCTACGCCAAGGCGTCAGAGGCCCTGCCGGAGATTAAGGGCTGGGACAAAGTCTATCAGTTCTCCGTGGCCGGCCTCGGGAACTTCTACGTCGAGATAAAGGGCGGCAGGGTCAACGTGGTCCAGGGCAAACACCCGAGCCCGATAGCGACCCTGTCGGCCTCAGCTGACGTTTTTGAGAAGATAATGAGCGGCCAGCTCGACGCCATGAAGGCCTTCCTGGCGGGCCAGCTCAAGATAACTGGTAACGTGCTGGACACCATGAACCTGAAGAGGCTCATAGACGCAGGGCTCGGTAAGAGCTGA
- a CDS encoding Acetyl-CoA acetyltransferase gives MRNVAVVGYGHSRFGVRNDVNMAELAYEAIREALETANLEPKDIEHMVVANAGGWSSEPLPAVVVAEYAGLTGKPLHRVEAACASGSSAVASAYMAVASGQADIALAVGVEKMNESPTPTVVEFIGRAGNYFWEFQNFGLTFPGYYALYATAYMARYGATEEDLCQVAIKNHYYASMNPRAQFPRKIDLETCMKSRYIAWPIKLYDSSPITDGAAAVVLASEEVAKKLTDSPVWIHAIGSSSGTANLSKREDFTGLKAAQLAAQMAYRKAGLEAENTARYFDVAEVHDCFTIAEVMAYEDLGFVKRGEGYKLVKEGQTYIGGLIPVNLSGGLKAKGHPIAATGVSMVVELTKQLLNKVEPGRQAPIKKGMALAHNVGGTGHYAYVTVLGLERPRGR, from the coding sequence TTGAGGAACGTGGCTGTGGTAGGTTACGGCCACTCCCGGTTCGGCGTAAGGAACGATGTCAATATGGCCGAGCTGGCCTATGAGGCCATCAGGGAGGCGCTGGAGACCGCCAACCTTGAGCCAAAGGACATAGAGCACATGGTAGTTGCCAACGCAGGGGGCTGGAGCAGTGAGCCCCTGCCAGCAGTCGTAGTTGCCGAGTACGCTGGCCTCACAGGCAAGCCCCTGCACAGGGTTGAGGCCGCCTGCGCCTCAGGCAGCTCTGCGGTCGCCAGCGCCTACATGGCCGTCGCCTCAGGCCAGGCTGACATAGCCCTGGCCGTAGGAGTTGAGAAGATGAACGAGAGCCCCACGCCAACGGTTGTTGAGTTCATAGGCAGGGCCGGGAACTACTTCTGGGAGTTCCAGAACTTCGGCCTCACGTTCCCCGGCTACTACGCCCTCTACGCCACGGCCTACATGGCCAGGTACGGGGCCACTGAGGAGGACCTCTGCCAGGTCGCTATCAAGAACCACTACTACGCCAGCATGAACCCCAGGGCCCAGTTCCCAAGGAAGATAGACCTTGAGACGTGTATGAAGAGCCGCTACATAGCCTGGCCCATAAAGCTCTACGACTCGTCCCCGATAACTGACGGGGCCGCCGCGGTCGTCCTCGCCAGCGAGGAGGTGGCCAAGAAGCTCACCGACTCCCCCGTCTGGATACATGCCATAGGCTCGTCCTCCGGGACCGCCAACCTCTCCAAGAGGGAGGACTTCACGGGGCTTAAGGCGGCCCAGCTGGCCGCCCAGATGGCGTACAGGAAGGCGGGCCTTGAGGCCGAGAACACCGCCAGGTACTTCGACGTGGCCGAGGTCCACGACTGCTTCACGATAGCCGAGGTCATGGCGTATGAGGACCTGGGCTTCGTCAAGAGGGGCGAGGGCTACAAGCTGGTCAAGGAGGGCCAGACGTACATAGGCGGCCTGATACCGGTCAACCTGAGCGGGGGGCTGAAGGCCAAGGGTCACCCGATAGCGGCGACGGGCGTAAGCATGGTAGTTGAGCTGACCAAGCAGCTCCTCAACAAGGTGGAGCCGGGGAGGCAGGCCCCGATAAAGAAGGGCATGGCCCTGGCCCACAACGTAGGTGGAACGGGCCACTACGCCTACGTTACCGTACTTGGCCTTGAGAGGCCGAGGGGGAGGTGA
- a CDS encoding Cytosine deaminase and related metal-dependent hydrolase, translating to MYIRASLALVGEGLEPRQGACISISANGLVESIEGWGSCPADSLGGSWAVALPQPANAHVHSADGAFPEFGPELGLHDLVAPPEGLKYRLLGSLGHAETVASIARTYWAAYARGVGLLADFREGGGAGCAEAQLARASLPKDMDVLVLGTPGPGFPEGCSGLGLSSPLDYPPSLVSELAAKHRPSLTHVAEDPINRAMGDLEIAVAARFTAVVHGTYLSRGDLEALAEAGIGLVMCPRSNMWHSLRPPPVAEALTAGVRLGLGTDNAAWSEPDPWGEAEVALLIARQQGLRDAPGKVLEALLVGGYRALDLSPRPIEEGLRAHLVLVNGRDSGILSALDTRPAIVKRTREWLVARVDGPSYVDLSSYRALRL from the coding sequence ATGTACATCAGGGCCTCGCTGGCCCTCGTCGGTGAGGGGCTTGAGCCTAGGCAGGGCGCCTGCATAAGCATCTCGGCCAACGGCCTGGTGGAGTCCATAGAAGGCTGGGGCTCGTGCCCCGCTGACTCCCTTGGTGGCTCATGGGCTGTGGCGCTGCCCCAGCCAGCGAACGCCCACGTTCACAGCGCTGACGGCGCCTTCCCCGAGTTCGGGCCTGAGCTTGGGCTCCATGACCTCGTCGCCCCTCCCGAGGGCCTCAAGTACAGGCTCCTGGGCTCCCTGGGGCACGCCGAGACGGTCGCCTCAATAGCGAGGACCTACTGGGCCGCGTACGCGCGCGGCGTGGGCCTCCTGGCGGACTTCAGGGAGGGAGGAGGCGCTGGCTGCGCCGAGGCCCAGCTCGCCAGGGCCTCCCTGCCCAAGGACATGGATGTCCTGGTGCTTGGTACGCCCGGCCCCGGCTTCCCTGAGGGATGCTCGGGCCTCGGGCTCTCAAGCCCCCTCGACTACCCGCCAAGCCTCGTCTCCGAGCTCGCTGCAAAGCATAGGCCTTCCCTGACTCACGTGGCAGAGGACCCCATTAACAGGGCCATGGGGGACCTAGAGATAGCCGTAGCTGCCAGGTTCACGGCCGTCGTCCACGGGACCTACCTCTCAAGGGGGGACCTCGAGGCCCTCGCTGAAGCCGGCATAGGGCTCGTGATGTGCCCCAGGAGCAACATGTGGCACTCCCTCAGGCCGCCGCCTGTCGCTGAGGCCCTCACGGCTGGCGTGAGGCTGGGGCTGGGTACGGACAACGCCGCCTGGTCTGAGCCTGACCCTTGGGGTGAGGCCGAGGTAGCGCTCCTCATAGCGAGGCAGCAGGGCCTTCGGGACGCCCCAGGGAAAGTACTTGAGGCCCTCCTGGTGGGTGGCTACAGGGCCCTGGACCTGAGCCCAAGGCCTATTGAGGAGGGGCTGAGGGCCCACCTCGTCCTGGTCAACGGGCGCGACTCCGGCATACTCTCAGCCCTGGACACGAGGCCAGCGATCGTAAAAAGGACAAGGGAGTGGTTGGTCGCCAGGGTTGACGGTCCCAGCTACGTTGACCTCAGCTCTTACCGAGCCCTGCGTCTATGA
- a CDS encoding putative nucleic-acid-binding protein containing a Zn-ribbon, with protein MMGVSARTQREESDLYLKQLEDFANAMKGSVGVPVIIDPKTNIAVWFDQRELRLRFLISVEKTRKFFEGLSGGKVYATRCKQTGEVFFPPQVDCPGVKDGEVEWVELPKEGVLITYTVIYTKPYTFGHYQDYTVGIARLSNGVQVLAWVRERDPKKLKVGMKVRLEVVRREPEGYLTYELVPAEGS; from the coding sequence GTGATGGGTGTGAGCGCTAGGACTCAGAGGGAGGAGTCAGACCTCTACCTTAAGCAGCTTGAGGACTTCGCCAACGCCATGAAGGGGAGCGTGGGCGTCCCCGTAATAATAGACCCCAAGACCAACATAGCCGTGTGGTTCGACCAGAGGGAGCTGAGGCTGAGGTTCTTGATAAGCGTTGAGAAGACCAGGAAGTTCTTTGAGGGCCTCAGCGGGGGCAAGGTCTACGCCACCAGGTGTAAGCAGACGGGCGAGGTGTTCTTCCCGCCCCAGGTGGACTGCCCTGGCGTTAAGGACGGCGAGGTTGAGTGGGTCGAGCTGCCGAAGGAGGGGGTCCTGATAACCTACACCGTGATATACACCAAGCCCTACACCTTCGGCCACTACCAGGACTACACCGTGGGCATAGCGAGGCTCAGCAACGGGGTCCAGGTGCTGGCGTGGGTCAGGGAGAGGGACCCGAAGAAGCTCAAGGTGGGCATGAAGGTCAGGCTTGAAGTAGTAAGGAGGGAGCCCGAGGGCTACCTGACCTATGAGCTGGTCCCCGCCGAGGGCTCCTGA
- a CDS encoding polyprenyl P-hydroxybenzoate and phenylacrylic acid decarboxylase, translating to MGCGSLAVAITGASGVRYGVRLVRASAELGLRLTGVIVTRSADLVAQAEEGMAEGGLAKELSPYAPVYREDDFASPLASSSSSPDCMAIVPASMKTVAMLAAGLELNLVARAALAVLRLRRPLVVAFRETPLGVAELRNLLALARMGAIVMPLAPGFYHLPRTIDDMVDFMVGKVLDALGIKHDLYNRWTGPRSPRASSP from the coding sequence ATGGGCTGCGGCTCGCTCGCTGTTGCCATAACGGGGGCCAGCGGCGTGAGGTACGGGGTCAGGCTGGTCAGGGCCTCAGCCGAGCTGGGCCTGAGGCTTACAGGGGTCATAGTAACTAGGTCGGCTGACCTCGTGGCCCAGGCCGAGGAGGGGATGGCTGAGGGGGGTCTGGCCAAGGAGCTATCGCCGTATGCGCCTGTTTACAGAGAGGATGACTTCGCGTCGCCCCTCGCGAGCTCGAGCAGCTCCCCTGACTGCATGGCGATAGTTCCGGCCAGCATGAAGACTGTCGCCATGTTGGCGGCAGGCCTTGAGCTTAACCTAGTCGCCAGGGCGGCCCTGGCCGTCCTGAGGCTCAGGAGGCCCCTGGTCGTGGCCTTCAGGGAGACGCCCCTAGGGGTCGCCGAGCTTAGGAACCTCCTGGCCCTAGCCAGGATGGGTGCCATAGTGATGCCTTTAGCGCCTGGCTTCTATCACTTGCCCCGCACGATAGACGACATGGTGGACTTCATGGTTGGTAAGGTCCTTGACGCCCTGGGAATCAAGCACGACCTCTACAATAGGTGGACAGGGCCTAGATCTCCTCGAGCCTCTTCCCCTTGA
- a CDS encoding Lhr-like helicase: MSASQDEQVYALLRPYVAAWFREKYGSFTEPQLGAIPLIKAGKSVLISSPTGTGKTLAAFLAILDELFAMGERGTLEDKIYAVYVSPLRALDNDMYRNLLAPLREITEKAKSMGYDLPEIRVATRTSDTSPNEKQRMLRRPPHILITTPESLAISLVAPRFRERLSTARWVIVDEIHELASSKRGSHLALTLERLEELVREAGQPGLQRIGLSATIAPLEDVTLFLGGYDDEGRPRPVEIVDARFAKPFDVRVVTPKVDLIHGTPTR; the protein is encoded by the coding sequence ATGAGCGCGTCACAGGACGAGCAGGTATATGCGCTGCTGAGGCCGTACGTGGCGGCCTGGTTCAGGGAGAAGTACGGCTCCTTCACAGAGCCCCAGCTTGGGGCCATACCCCTGATAAAGGCAGGGAAGAGCGTGCTCATCTCGAGCCCCACGGGCACGGGCAAGACGCTGGCGGCCTTCCTGGCCATACTTGACGAGCTCTTCGCAATGGGCGAGAGGGGGACCCTCGAGGACAAGATATACGCTGTCTACGTGAGCCCCCTCAGGGCCCTTGACAACGACATGTACAGGAACCTCCTGGCCCCGCTGAGGGAGATAACGGAGAAGGCCAAGTCAATGGGCTACGACCTGCCGGAGATAAGGGTTGCCACGAGGACCAGCGACACCTCGCCTAATGAGAAGCAGAGGATGCTCAGGAGGCCGCCCCACATACTGATAACGACCCCTGAGAGCCTGGCCATAAGCCTCGTGGCCCCGAGGTTCAGGGAGAGACTGTCGACGGCCAGGTGGGTCATAGTTGACGAGATACACGAGCTGGCCTCAAGCAAGAGGGGCTCCCACCTCGCCCTGACGCTTGAGAGGCTTGAGGAGCTGGTCAGGGAGGCCGGCCAGCCTGGGCTGCAGAGGATAGGCCTCTCGGCGACCATAGCGCCGCTCGAGGACGTGACCCTTTTCCTCGGGGGCTACGACGATGAGGGGAGGCCGAGGCCCGTCGAGATAGTTGACGCCAGGTTTGCCAAGCCCTTCGACGTAAGGGTGGTCACGCCCAAGGTGGACCTCATACATGGGACCCCGACAAGATAA
- a CDS encoding tRNA intron endonuclease, with the protein MPRAKLVGGRVVVPSIDESRRLYASGFYGQPLGVEKVKDPSQVSSPLVLDPLEALYLLETGQLEVEDEDGRSLGVEELARKLDVTEEAWGAYLVYRDLRSRGLVVRSGLKYGASFVAYRKGPGLEHAPFVIHYYPPDEPFDPVELVRAGRVSHSVRKVFVLATAGPGARQPIYITFKWLRP; encoded by the coding sequence ATGCCCAGGGCTAAGCTCGTAGGCGGCAGGGTCGTAGTGCCATCAATTGACGAGTCAAGGCGGCTCTACGCGAGCGGCTTCTACGGCCAGCCCCTGGGGGTCGAGAAGGTCAAGGACCCATCCCAGGTCAGCTCCCCCCTCGTCCTCGACCCCCTTGAGGCCCTCTACCTTCTCGAGACGGGACAGCTTGAGGTGGAGGACGAGGACGGCAGGTCGCTGGGCGTGGAGGAGCTGGCTAGGAAGCTCGACGTGACCGAGGAGGCCTGGGGGGCCTACCTGGTCTACAGGGACCTTAGGTCAAGGGGGCTCGTGGTCAGGTCAGGCCTCAAGTACGGGGCATCCTTCGTGGCCTACAGGAAAGGGCCTGGCCTGGAGCACGCGCCCTTCGTAATCCATTACTACCCCCCTGACGAGCCCTTCGACCCGGTCGAGCTGGTGAGGGCGGGCAGGGTGAGCCACAGCGTCAGGAAGGTCTTCGTCCTGGCCACGGCGGGCCCAGGTGCTAGGCAGCCTATCTATATAACGTTTAAATGGCTTCGCCCCTAA
- a CDS encoding ABC-type multidrug transport system, ATPase component: MAAILVKDVVKFYGSTPALRGLSFEVPEGGRYALLGPNGAGKTTTLRLLAGLLKPDAGVVRVLGKDPVEDYEVKRYIGYLPEDATPYLALTVRENLEYIAALRGLDDPRDRAEKVMDLLGLRKYERYRVSALSRGNVQRLAIALAIIHEPKVLLLDEPLNYLDIPTQEEVVSVLSNMDATFLVSTHIMSVAGRLTSNIVMISNGRLIWQGTFEDLRRMAHEEEPIESVVARR; encoded by the coding sequence GTGGCAGCGATACTGGTTAAGGACGTCGTCAAGTTCTACGGCTCGACCCCGGCCCTGAGGGGCCTCTCCTTCGAGGTGCCCGAGGGGGGAAGGTACGCCCTCCTGGGCCCCAACGGGGCCGGCAAGACAACGACGCTGAGGCTCCTGGCAGGCCTGCTAAAGCCCGACGCTGGCGTCGTGAGGGTCCTTGGGAAGGACCCCGTGGAGGACTATGAGGTCAAGAGGTACATAGGCTACCTGCCTGAGGACGCGACCCCCTACCTGGCCCTGACGGTGAGGGAGAACCTGGAGTACATAGCTGCCCTGAGGGGCCTTGATGACCCGAGGGACAGGGCCGAGAAGGTCATGGACCTCCTGGGGCTTAGGAAGTACGAGAGGTACAGGGTCTCAGCTCTCTCAAGGGGTAACGTGCAGAGGTTGGCAATAGCACTGGCCATCATACATGAGCCCAAGGTCCTCCTCCTCGACGAGCCCCTCAACTACCTCGACATACCGACCCAGGAGGAGGTGGTCTCTGTGCTCTCGAATATGGACGCGACCTTCCTGGTCTCGACGCATATAATGAGCGTGGCCGGGAGGCTGACCAGCAACATAGTCATGATATCCAACGGGAGGCTGATATGGCAGGGGACCTTTGAGGACCTGAGGAGGATGGCCCACGAGGAGGAGCCCATAGAGAGCGTTGTGGCCAGGAGATGA
- a CDS encoding Sugar kinase, ribokinase family, with protein MGRQKDLDVVAVGHSLIDLRFTVNKFAAPDEEAEILEQSTGPGGSAVNVALIASKLGGRSGIITKVGLDHFGRQVVEELLRHKVDISGLRIGFGSTGFSVLMIDKEGNLILYGFKGCAERLEPDEIDEKVVGRAKFIHIASLRPDTSIRAAVRAKELDALVSWDPGRRLSMAGLKALRGLVKFTDVVELNSRECANLTGVRDPVACAAEIQKVGPSTVIVKMGPRGLYALSDDFTGYMPAFRVDVVRDSTGSGDAFAAALLLRLSRGDKLKDALIYAQAVAALKVTMLGANEIPPLEEIERFLAERRKDVEGAIADRPPQEPSAGTSS; from the coding sequence ATGGGGAGGCAGAAGGACCTGGACGTAGTGGCTGTCGGGCACTCGCTCATTGACCTAAGGTTTACAGTTAACAAGTTCGCCGCCCCTGACGAGGAGGCTGAGATACTTGAGCAGAGCACAGGCCCTGGGGGCTCGGCTGTCAACGTGGCGCTGATAGCCTCAAAGCTCGGGGGCAGGTCCGGCATAATAACTAAGGTAGGGCTTGACCACTTTGGGAGACAGGTAGTAGAGGAGCTCCTCAGGCACAAGGTCGACATATCCGGCCTGAGGATAGGGTTTGGCTCGACGGGCTTCTCGGTGCTCATGATAGACAAGGAGGGCAACCTGATACTCTACGGCTTCAAGGGGTGCGCCGAGAGGCTGGAGCCTGACGAGATAGATGAGAAGGTCGTGGGGAGGGCTAAGTTCATCCACATAGCCAGCCTCAGGCCTGACACGTCAATCAGGGCCGCCGTCAGGGCCAAGGAACTTGACGCCCTGGTCTCGTGGGACCCGGGCAGGAGGCTCAGCATGGCCGGGCTCAAGGCCCTCCGGGGACTCGTGAAGTTCACTGACGTAGTTGAGCTCAATAGCAGGGAGTGCGCTAACCTGACGGGCGTCAGGGACCCAGTGGCATGCGCAGCCGAGATACAGAAGGTGGGTCCTAGCACCGTCATAGTCAAGATGGGCCCCAGGGGGCTCTACGCGCTCAGCGACGACTTCACGGGCTACATGCCGGCCTTCAGGGTTGACGTAGTTAGGGACTCAACGGGCAGCGGTGACGCCTTCGCGGCGGCCCTGCTGCTGAGGCTCTCGCGTGGGGACAAGCTGAAGGACGCCCTCATATACGCCCAGGCGGTTGCGGCACTTAAGGTCACCATGCTGGGCGCAAACGAGATACCTCCGCTTGAGGAGATCGAGAGGTTCCTGGCGGAGAGAAGAAAAGACGTAGAGGGAGCTATCGCGGACAGGCCTCCTCAGGAGCCCTCGGCGGGGACCAGCTCATAG
- a CDS encoding DhnA-type fructose-1,6-bisphosphate aldolase → MAHPGVGYSAVGVRVRLGRILRDGKAVIFAFDHGLEHGPRDFLPEDRLVARNIIQQVVEAGVDAIMLLPGMARLTHEIWANRVALIVKLTGKTEMRPEETVHLQSRLATVEDAVALGADAVAATVYWGSEHEDQMVETWLSIKEAAEAYGLPALQLAYPRGKNIKNRYDPEIVMYGTRAAVEVGADLIKTYYTGSRETFAKVVEMAQGIPVVMSGGAVRERPVDFLKDVSDVMAAGGSGVAVGRNVFRAKDVKAMARAVMEVVHEGLSPEEAAKKFGLT, encoded by the coding sequence ATGGCGCACCCGGGAGTCGGCTACTCAGCTGTTGGCGTCAGGGTAAGGCTGGGCAGGATACTCAGGGACGGGAAGGCGGTGATATTTGCCTTCGACCACGGCCTTGAGCACGGCCCCAGGGACTTCCTCCCTGAGGACAGGCTGGTCGCCAGGAACATAATACAGCAGGTCGTGGAGGCTGGCGTAGACGCGATAATGCTGCTGCCCGGCATGGCGAGGCTGACCCATGAAATATGGGCCAACAGGGTGGCCCTCATAGTCAAGCTGACGGGCAAGACCGAGATGAGGCCTGAGGAGACCGTGCACCTTCAGAGCAGGCTGGCAACCGTTGAGGACGCTGTTGCCCTTGGGGCGGACGCCGTGGCCGCCACGGTCTACTGGGGGAGCGAGCACGAGGACCAGATGGTTGAGACCTGGCTCTCGATAAAGGAGGCGGCGGAGGCCTACGGCCTGCCCGCCCTCCAGCTGGCCTACCCCAGGGGGAAGAACATAAAGAACCGGTACGACCCCGAGATAGTCATGTATGGGACCAGGGCAGCTGTTGAGGTCGGCGCTGACCTGATAAAGACCTACTACACAGGCTCCAGGGAGACCTTCGCCAAGGTGGTAGAGATGGCGCAGGGGATACCGGTCGTCATGAGCGGGGGAGCCGTGAGGGAGAGGCCCGTTGACTTCCTTAAGGACGTAAGTGACGTCATGGCCGCGGGCGGCAGCGGCGTGGCCGTGGGGAGAAACGTCTTCAGGGCTAAGGACGTAAAGGCCATGGCGAGGGCCGTGATGGAGGTAGTCCACGAGGGCCTGAGCCCTGAGGAAGCGGCTAAGAAGTTCGGCCTCACGTGA